Within the Pseudonocardia alni genome, the region CGGCCGTCGGAACACGGTAGAGGTAGGTCATGTTCGTCTCGAAGCCCGGTTGGAGGTTGTCGTTGCAGTCAGGATTGACCTGCATCCGGTAGAGGTCGTCGATCGAGTCGTAGCGGCGGCCCTTGTCGTCGATCAGGAAGTCCGCGACAGGGAGCGCGCAAGTGAGGTCGATGCTCGCCGTCGTGTCGTTGAACAGGCGAGTAGATACCGCGAAGTACTTCGCTCCGTCGCCTGGCTCTCTTGGCGTGTACGGCTCGTAACCGGATCCCCGCGTGGTGCTTGTCTCGTTGACGAGGATCGATGGCACTTCCGAGGCAGAAGTGACGGTCACGGCGATTCCGCCGTTTGTCACGGTCTCGCCGATCTGGGCGGTCGCGGGCGGCGGGCTGTCTGCTCGGTTTGTGGCCTGCGCAGAGCCGGTCCCCGTCGACTGAGAGCCGGGTCTAGCGGTCGCGATACCGGGCGCGGACGGCACGGTGGTGGAGCCGATGGCGACCGCAAGCAGGGACGCCGATAGGGCGCCTGCGACGAATCCTGCGAGTACGAGTAGCAGCGGCCACCGACGCGGGCGCAGCGACACCGGCTTGGGAACACTCGGCGCCGTCGTCACGTACCCCGCGACGAACGAGTCGGTGGAAGGCGGCTGCGTGGTCTCGGACATCCCGTGCTCCTCGGGCCTGACGGCCGGATGTGCTGCGGCCGAACGGCCGATTCACCTCCGTGTCGGGGGAGGGCGTTCGCCCGTTTCGCCTGATCCTCAAAACAGATGACGAGGACTCGATAAGTGAACCGTGCGACGACCCGCACTTCCGGTGGTGGCAGGTACCGCGGCGCCGACTACGAGGCGGCGGAACCTCTCCGCGCAGTCCGTGCCGAGTTGGTCCAGGGCGCCTCCCATCGACGCCGCCGGACTCTTCGAAGCTCCGTAGACCGGCTCAGGCGGAGACGAACACGTTCTCCCGGTGCCGGACGAAGTAGGCGGCGTTCTCCGGGCGATGGGCGCTGCACTTCCTGCCGCGCAGCGGCTGCAACCTGTCGATCTGCTGCCAGAGGAGTCGCGCCAGGTCCGTGTCGTCGGCCCGCCATGATCGACGGACATCGCTCCTCAGCGGCTGCGGGCTCACGTCCGGCCACTCGACGACCGTTGGATCACCGACAGTTCGTCGCGGGCTCGGGTGGCGGCGACGTAGATCAGGGAGCGGGTGCGGAGTTCGGCATCGTGGCGGCCGGACTCGTCGAGGACGGCAAGGCGGGCGGTTTCAGCGGCAGTGCGTTGCCCGACGTCCGCGAGGACGACCTTGATGAACTCCATGCCCTTGGCCCGGTGCATGGTCATGACCAGCGGCTTTCCCGCGGTCGGCTGCTCGCGGTCCACGGCGCGGACCGGGACGCCGCGTTCGGCGAGGCCGGTGACCACGCGTTCGCGCTGGAAGCGGTCCTGGACCAGGACCGCGATGGTCTCGGGGGCCTCGCCGGCCTCGAGCCAGCCTGTCAACCGGGCGGCGATCGTGTCGAGCTCGCCGGTCAGTGAGGTGACCGGCTCGATCCGCGGGTTCGGGCCGGAGCGGGCCGACCGGTAGCCCGTCGCCTCAGGTTCCTCCTCTAGGTCCACATAGGAACCGCCGTCGAGGATCGAGAGCGCGTAGTGCAGGTTCTGGGCGGTCGTGCGGTAGTTGAGTGTGAGCCGCCGGGAGCGGCCGACGATCTTGATGCCGTAGTGGCTCAGCACAGTCCGCGGGCCGTAGATGCGCTGGTGGGAGTCCTCCGCGATGAACAGATCGTCCGTGCCGTCGGCCGCGAGGGCGCGGAGCAGCTGCCAGTGGGCGGGGGAGAGGTCCTGGCCCTCGTCGACCAGGACGTGGTCGGCGAGCGGGCCGGTCTCTCGCAACCGCGCGGCGGCGACGGCGGCGGCCTCGCCGAAGTCCAACGTCCCGTCGATGCGGTTCTGGGCTCGGTAGGCGGAGATCAACGCCCACACGGCGGCGCGCTTGCCCCGGTCGAGTGCGACGCCGCGGCCGGGGCGCCGGACGCGGAGGTACTCGGCCTCGGTGCGCACGGCGTGCGGCAGGACGATCAGCGCGTACTCGGTGGCCAGGAACGTCTCGTTGGCGATCTCGGGCGGCAGGTCGGTGCCCGCCGTGTCGAGGACGGCCCGCCAGCGGGTGCCGGGGACGCGGCCGTTCGGGCTCGACCGCTCCTCACCCAGCACCGACTGCACGGCCTTCGCCACGTCGACGCCGCGGATCACCGCGGCGGCGAGAGCATCGACGCCCGCGACGAACACACCGGGATCGCCGAGCTTCGCGGCCTGTGGCACCCGCGGGTCGAGCTGCGCCAGGCTTTCGCGGAGAGCGTCGGCAAGGTTCGTGGTGAACGTCGTCAGAACGATGCGGGCCTGCGGGTTCTGCCGAGCCAGCCGCCGCGCGCGGTGGACGAGCACGACCGTCTTGCCGGTCCCCGCGCCGCCGGACAGCCGGAACGGCCCGTTGTAGTCCTTCGTGACGTAGGTGCGCTGCTCGGGATGCAGGAACACCCGCCACGCGCCGAAGTCCCCGTCCTCGATGACCCGACGCAGCTCGTCCTGGTCGTCGATGAAGGCGAACTGCGCGGCGGCGGCCGGCTTGCGGAGTGAGACGAGGAGCTGGTCGTCCTCGGTGCCGGTCGTCGGCGCCGGGTCGTCCAACTGGAGCTTGTCGTGGATCTCGTCGATCGAGTCCGTGCTGGTCAGGTCAACGAGTAGGAGCCCAATCCAGCCCTCGTGCCGCTGTGCGAGGGCGAGGACGGCGTCCTCATCCGGCGCGGCGAGGGCCGCGTCGGCGATCTCCTCGGGCAGGCCGAGCCGGTCAACGAGCGCGGTCCGCGTCCGCCCGCGCCGGGCCAGCAGCGGCTTATCGACGACCGGTTCGCCCGCCTGCACGACGGCCTCCGGTTCGGCGACAACAGTGGCGCCCGGCTCCGGCACCGTCGGTTCGGGCACGGCGGGTGTGTCCGTCCCTGCGGGCGTCTCCTCGATCTGCGGTAGCCCGTTGATCGGGTTGACCTTCAGCCGGACGCGTTCGGCGACCTTGTTCGCCTCGTCGTGTGGCCAGACGCCGTGAATGACGTAGTGCCGCTCCCCGTCGCCGTCGAGGCGGAACATGACCGCGCGCCAGAAATCGTCGACCCGGCCGGTGCGCACCCGCGGGTCCGCGGACCCCTGGATCGGCTCGACGTGCAGCCCCGGGACGGTGTCGTCCGCCGACAGCTTCTGCAGGAAGGCCATCGCCTTCGATCGCACCGAGCCGTCGAGCTTCTTCGGCCATTTAGTCATGATGAGCGTGGGCACTTACGCCTCCCCGGCCTTGCTGAGCTGCGCGATGATCTCCGCCGGATCGGGCGGGACGACGACCCAACCGGCTGCCGCCAGGTCCGTGCGGTCCTCGGCGGGCATGTCCTGGGTCTCGACGACGAGGTTCAGGCTCGGCCAGGCGACGTCGATCATGATCCCCTCAGGGCTCTCCCCGCCGATCGCGGGCGCCAGCGGGGCGCCCGCCGCGGCGAGGGCGAGCACGAGCTCACGCTCGGACCCTGGGCGCGCCTGATCGACCACCTGCGCCCAGTCTTCGGGAAGCTCCGGAGGATCGGCCACCGCTGAAATCGCGGGCGCAGTCACCGGGACGGCAACGGGCGTGGCTCCGAGCGTCGTCGTCGAGACGGCCGTCGGCCAGTCGCGCAGGGCGAGCGCGTTCGAGAGCTGCAGCCACTCCCGCCACGAGTCGCCGTGCGCGGAGTCCAGCACCTCGGGGCGGTCGTCGAGGACGAGTGCGGTGCCGACGAGCGGGCCGTCCAGCTCGATGGCGACCGCACAGGACCCGGAACGCCAGACCATCGCCTTGCGTGGACCTGAGGACGCCGCGTCCGTGCCCAACAGCACCCTCCGGGCTGCCTCGGAGAGCTCGGCCTCCGCCGGGAGCAGGACGACCGTGGTCTGGGCCAGCAGAAACATCGGCACCGCCCGCGCCACCGACCGAACGTGCACCGGCTCGGGGGAGGACACCCAGCCGAGCAGCCAGTCGACCGGGCCCGAGCGCAGCGCCTGGTAGGCGGCGGGCGAGGCCATGAACTGCACGTTCGCCATGAGCTGTCCGACGGGGGCGTCCGAGTACCAGGCCGGTGCGGTCACAGAGCACTCTTCCGCCGCGACCACGTCCCGCGCCGACACCGAGACCACCACCCGCCCGGTGTCCCGCAGGATCTGCCGCTTGGCGGCGTCGTCGGCGAGCCGGTTGTGCGTCACCGTCGCGTGGAACGTGAGCCCGTCGGTGAAGATCGCGACCGCGGGCACCGAGGCGTCGTTGGTCTCCAGCACGAAGTCCGGGCGCGAGTTTTCGACGTTCACCTGCGGCGTCAGCGTCCACTGCCGCGGCTGCCCCGGGATCGTGAACCGCACGGAGTTGCCGAACGGGCCGGGGACTTCTTGGGTCGCTGCGCCGATCTTCTTGAGCCGCTCCACGAACACCTTCCGGAAGCGCTGTTCGAGGTGGGACTCGGGGTCCTCGGCCGGCGGGACCTCCGTGATCGTCCAAGCCGGCACGTCTTCGAGGCTGGAATCGTCAGGCCGGAACCCGAGCAGCGTGCGCAGGTGCCGTTCCGCCGACGCCCGGGATGCCCGTCGGACCTGGCCGGGCGCGACGAACGGGAGCAGGCAGCGGTGGCAGGCCAGACGAGGCTCGGTGCGGCACCCGCAGTCCCGCACCCGCTCCCACGCCGTCGCCAGCAGCGATCGCAGCACGTCAGACTGGACGAGCTCCGCCAGGTAGCCGGTCCCACCGGGGACTGCGTCGTGCAGCAGGATCGCCTCGTGGTTGTCCGAGCCGTCGCTGAGCGTCGGGTCGACGACATGCTCCACCCGGATGTGGTCGGGATGCCCGCCCAGCTGCTCCCGCAGCCCGAGCAGCAGCGCGGCGGCCAGGCTGGGCGCGGCGAAGTCGTCCCCGATGGTCACCGCGCTGGGTAGCCGCAGCAGCAGGCCCTGCGTCCGTAGCGTCCGGGAGAGCGCGACGGTGGTGGTGTGCTCGTCCGTCGAGGTTCGGTGCCGACACCACGGCCGGTGCTCGTGGGCCTTGTTCTGGCCCGCGTCCGTGTCCAGCTTCCCGCAGCCCTCGCACACCCGGAACAGCGCGCCGGAGATGTCCTCTCCGGCGATCGTCCGAGTGGCGCCGTGCCCGGCGGTGCCGAGGTTGACCCAGCGGATCGTCAGCGCTTTCAGATACGTGCAGCCGAGCCCCACGTCCTCGGCGAACCATCGGTCTCCGAAGTCCGCCGGGTCCACGTCCGCCGCCGTGACGACCTGGAAGTAGCGGTTGTCCCGCTGATCGCGCCGGTCGGTGATCGTCGCCTCGTCGCGGCGGATCTCCGCGGTGACGTGCGCCAGCTCGACGACCCCGAGCCGCTGCCCCATGTCGCCGACCCCGCTGCTCCCGCACCGCGGGCACGTCGGCACAGACTTGGTCTTGCCCTCCGCGTCGACGTCCACGGCGTAGCCGCAGGCCGGGCAGAACACCCACGGCCGGATCGCCACCCCGTCCACCCCGAGGTCGACGGCGTCGATGGTGATCTCCAGCCCTCGCGCGTAGAAGCGGGCGCCGGGCGCGAACTCCCGGATGGCCTGCGCGGAGCCGCGCTGGATCCGGGCGTGGTCGGTCTGGAACTCCTTCGAGTCCGGGTTCATCCAGCTCAGCCCGACGTCGAGGGTGACGTTGTCGTCCAGCAAGGTGTAGTTGGGCAGCAGGCCGTACTCCTCGAGCACCCCGATCCAGTACTCGCCCTGCAGGTGCGCGAGCTGCCCGGAGGTCAGCTTCCGCGCGGTCTCGGCGGAGCGTTGGGCACGGCGGTCGTCCTCGGTGGCGGCGGTGGACTGGGCCTGTGCGATGAGGGTGGGCAGGGCGTCGTCGATCGCCTGCTGCCGGTGCTTCAGCTCCTCGACGGTGCTCTGCCAGCGGCCGCTCGCGGCGTGCACCTGGGCGGCGAACGCGCTGGTCCCGGGCCCGCCGGGCACGGCCAGCCACGCCCGGAGGCCACCGACGACATCGTCGGACAGCGCGCTGAACACGCCGAGGAAGCGGTCGAGATGGGCCGACGCGTGGGTCTCGGCGTGGCTGATCAGGTCGCCGAGGAACGTGCCGGGCTGGCTGGAGCCGATGGCGCTGCGGGCGCGACGCGGGTGGGGTCGGGTCTCGTCGCGGGCGAACTCGTCCGCGAGGTGCGCGGTGTACTGGCGGCGCAGGATCTCCTCGGCGCGCAGGTAGGTCGCGGGCGGCCGGACCTCGCCGTTGATCACCGAGAGCGGGTCGCCGAGCTTGGGCAGCTGCTCACCGCGCCCGGTGATGAACGCGAGGTTGAGCGCGTTGCCGGTGAGCCGGCCCGCGCGGCCGACGCGCTGCAGGTAGGAGGCGACGGTGCGGGGGAGCGAGGCCAGGACGACGGCGGAGAGGTCGCCGATGTCGATGCCCATCTCCAACGTCGGCGTGGCGACGAGGACGTTCGGCGCGGCCGGGCTGTCCTGCGCGCCCTTGAACCCGTTCTCGTAGGCAAGCCGGACCTCGTCCTCCAGCAGGCTCGTGTGCTCCCGCGCGACGACCCGCCGCATGTCCGGGGAGGCGTAGAGCCGCTGGTAGAAGTTCTCCGCGAGTGGGCTCGCCTGCAGCCGTCCGGTGCAGCTCACGAGCATGCACGGGGCGCCGGTGAGCTGCGTGACGGTGGTCGTCGAGCCGGTGACCGGGGCCCGGCAGGTGCCGCAGACCAGCAGGTTCCGGCCTGCGGCGAGGTCCGCCGCGGACGTCGGGCTGACGACGACGCCGCCCGCCGGGATGGCGAACACCGCGGCCCCGGAGGTGCTGGTGATCGAGGTGAGCACGCCGTCGCGGGTCAGCTGTTCGAGCAGCAGCCGGGCCAGCCGGCCGCCGTCGGTGGGGCTGACGTCGAGCACCCGGGAGGTCCACTGCGCGTACCAGGACTTGGGCGGGGTGACCGGCTCCAGGCCCTCGCCCGCGGGGTCCCCGCTCCCGCCGATTCGGGGGTAGCCGGGTGCCGGGCGGCCCTTGGGGAAGGTGGGCATGCCTTCGGAACGGGGAGGCCGGCCGCCGGTGACGAACCAGCGGTTGCCGTCCTCCTGGCGGTAGCGCTCGAACCACGGGTGCTCGATGGCG harbors:
- a CDS encoding UvrD-helicase domain-containing protein, yielding MPTLIMTKWPKKLDGSVRSKAMAFLQKLSADDTVPGLHVEPIQGSADPRVRTGRVDDFWRAVMFRLDGDGERHYVIHGVWPHDEANKVAERVRLKVNPINGLPQIEETPAGTDTPAVPEPTVPEPGATVVAEPEAVVQAGEPVVDKPLLARRGRTRTALVDRLGLPEEIADAALAAPDEDAVLALAQRHEGWIGLLLVDLTSTDSIDEIHDKLQLDDPAPTTGTEDDQLLVSLRKPAAAAQFAFIDDQDELRRVIEDGDFGAWRVFLHPEQRTYVTKDYNGPFRLSGGAGTGKTVVLVHRARRLARQNPQARIVLTTFTTNLADALRESLAQLDPRVPQAAKLGDPGVFVAGVDALAAAVIRGVDVAKAVQSVLGEERSSPNGRVPGTRWRAVLDTAGTDLPPEIANETFLATEYALIVLPHAVRTEAEYLRVRRPGRGVALDRGKRAAVWALISAYRAQNRIDGTLDFGEAAAVAAARLRETGPLADHVLVDEGQDLSPAHWQLLRALAADGTDDLFIAEDSHQRIYGPRTVLSHYGIKIVGRSRRLTLNYRTTAQNLHYALSILDGGSYVDLEEEPEATGYRSARSGPNPRIEPVTSLTGELDTIAARLTGWLEAGEAPETIAVLVQDRFQRERVVTGLAERGVPVRAVDREQPTAGKPLVMTMHRAKGMEFIKVVLADVGQRTAAETARLAVLDESGRHDAELRTRSLIYVAATRARDELSVIQRSSSGRT
- a CDS encoding DEAD/DEAH box helicase; translation: MSELLPTIQAGSIRHSLVDYLTTTFGLTDPGARDALDRFLGDPESGMFKGPYVRLRLPFRPADKGWRQSLEWYEGHTPYGHQAAAFARLSSLVNDRPLPTLVTTGTGSGKTEAFLYPLLDHVLRAKREGVTGTKALILYPMNALANDQAARLTSFITQNSALRSVTAALYTGQKDAPRTMVTEDGLITDRGIIQDEPPDILLTNYKMLDQLLLRHADRNIWRASATSLRYLVLDEFHTYDGAQGTDVAMLLRRLGMTLKSYWSDTDPRLSDADRARPLGRITPVATSATLGDKGDPDVMLGFAETVFGEPFGPDAVVTESRLTQDEWAEDSTAVVGAMGYPPTPISELRVAEINTALDLLGEDPDGAELARDVFALLYGKQPGDFATADADLLLRLSQAHPLVAAMARESGDALSLSALVERVVGPTATPSLAATGRDPAWESLLSRVVAALGHVRAAMGRDALSVEAHLWVRELTRIDRAADPTAVFRWGDDGPPTGVHDAEDVRPSFPALYCRRCGRSGWGIGLAPVGGSLAVNDDSIRRDHASREGRFRPLMSAATEADAVFGGEAPASGLAWFSVRTRELLTATPAEDDPDLRDGWVLPVLTHAGQEADEDSRKDTCPACGQEDGIRFLGSAIATLLSVSLSTLFGSARVAPGEKKALVFTDSVQDAAHRAGFVQARSHTLTLRAVLREAVADGPLTLDGLVDEVMRSAGDKASARYRLLAPDCADRESFTPFWTAEKYRQIPIAVRSRVQKRLALDAMLEFGLNSRTGRTLELTGSAAVGVEAGQPPKMIAAARKVLSGVAVQTRSDTADGEQPDDELLQWVRGLLDRMRSLGAIEHPWFERYRQEDGNRWFVTGGRPPRSEGMPTFPKGRPAPGYPRIGGSGDPAGEGLEPVTPPKSWYAQWTSRVLDVSPTDGGRLARLLLEQLTRDGVLTSITSTSGAAVFAIPAGGVVVSPTSAADLAAGRNLLVCGTCRAPVTGSTTTVTQLTGAPCMLVSCTGRLQASPLAENFYQRLYASPDMRRVVAREHTSLLEDEVRLAYENGFKGAQDSPAAPNVLVATPTLEMGIDIGDLSAVVLASLPRTVASYLQRVGRAGRLTGNALNLAFITGRGEQLPKLGDPLSVINGEVRPPATYLRAEEILRRQYTAHLADEFARDETRPHPRRARSAIGSSQPGTFLGDLISHAETHASAHLDRFLGVFSALSDDVVGGLRAWLAVPGGPGTSAFAAQVHAASGRWQSTVEELKHRQQAIDDALPTLIAQAQSTAATEDDRRAQRSAETARKLTSGQLAHLQGEYWIGVLEEYGLLPNYTLLDDNVTLDVGLSWMNPDSKEFQTDHARIQRGSAQAIREFAPGARFYARGLEITIDAVDLGVDGVAIRPWVFCPACGYAVDVDAEGKTKSVPTCPRCGSSGVGDMGQRLGVVELAHVTAEIRRDEATITDRRDQRDNRYFQVVTAADVDPADFGDRWFAEDVGLGCTYLKALTIRWVNLGTAGHGATRTIAGEDISGALFRVCEGCGKLDTDAGQNKAHEHRPWCRHRTSTDEHTTTVALSRTLRTQGLLLRLPSAVTIGDDFAAPSLAAALLLGLREQLGGHPDHIRVEHVVDPTLSDGSDNHEAILLHDAVPGGTGYLAELVQSDVLRSLLATAWERVRDCGCRTEPRLACHRCLLPFVAPGQVRRASRASAERHLRTLLGFRPDDSSLEDVPAWTITEVPPAEDPESHLEQRFRKVFVERLKKIGAATQEVPGPFGNSVRFTIPGQPRQWTLTPQVNVENSRPDFVLETNDASVPAVAIFTDGLTFHATVTHNRLADDAAKRQILRDTGRVVVSVSARDVVAAEECSVTAPAWYSDAPVGQLMANVQFMASPAAYQALRSGPVDWLLGWVSSPEPVHVRSVARAVPMFLLAQTTVVLLPAEAELSEAARRVLLGTDAASSGPRKAMVWRSGSCAVAIELDGPLVGTALVLDDRPEVLDSAHGDSWREWLQLSNALALRDWPTAVSTTTLGATPVAVPVTAPAISAVADPPELPEDWAQVVDQARPGSERELVLALAAAGAPLAPAIGGESPEGIMIDVAWPSLNLVVETQDMPAEDRTDLAAAGWVVVPPDPAEIIAQLSKAGEA